In Burkholderiales bacterium, a single genomic region encodes these proteins:
- a CDS encoding helix-turn-helix domain-containing protein — protein MPWSETTPVGQKTQFIADYLRQTLCVPELCDLYGISRKTAYKWIERYVRQGPPGLDERRANPNPLPTGSPSPSSPPSLRPVRPAWGAKKLLPLLAKRY, from the coding sequence ATGCCATGGAGCGAGACTACACCTGTGGGCCAGAAGACGCAGTTCATTGCCGACTATCTTCGCCAGACGCTCTGCGTGCCTGAGTTGTGTGATCTGTATGGCATCAGCCGCAAGACCGCCTACAAATGGATCGAGCGCTACGTGAGGCAGGGACCGCCCGGGCTCGACGAACGCCGCGCAAACCCGAATCCTCTCCCAACCGGATCGCCGAGCCCATCGTCGCCGCCATCCTTGAGGCCCGTTCGCCCCGCCTGGGGAGCCAAGAAACTCCTGCCGCTCCTAGCCAAACGCTACTAG